From Elephas maximus indicus isolate mEleMax1 chromosome 1, mEleMax1 primary haplotype, whole genome shotgun sequence, a single genomic window includes:
- the RIPPLY2 gene encoding protein ripply2, with the protein MDIAQSSESGAGEWARCRRLLPEASSDQTRRGGADSGSAGFWRPWVDPRGEKEEEAPQQATEAVPDSPGMTGASGKLSQYRHPVRLFWPKSKCYDYLYQEAEALLKNFPIQATISFYEDSDSEDEIGELTWDSEN; encoded by the exons ATGGACATTGCCCAGAGCTCGGAGAGTGGAGCCGGCGAGTGGGCGCGCTGCCGCCGCCTGCTGCCCGAGGCCTCCAGCGACCAGACGCGGCGCGGGGGTGCGGACTCCGG ATCCGCAGGCTTCTGGAGACCGTGGGTTGACCCCCGAggtgagaaagaggaggaggcgCCGCAGCAAGCCACCGAGGCG GTGCCGGATAGCCCTGGAATGACGGGAGCCTCAGGAAAGCTTTCCCAATACAGACACCCAGTCAG ACTATTTTGGCCAAAATCAAAGTGTTATGATTATTTATATCAAGAAGCAGAAGCTCTTCTGAAAAATTTTCCAATTCAAGCCACAATTTCATTTTATGAAGATTCTGATAGTGAAGATGAAATTGGGGAGCTGACCTGGGATTCAGAAAATTAA